The following coding sequences lie in one Rutidosis leptorrhynchoides isolate AG116_Rl617_1_P2 chromosome 4, CSIRO_AGI_Rlap_v1, whole genome shotgun sequence genomic window:
- the LOC139839970 gene encoding UDP-rhamnose/UDP-galactose transporter 2-like, producing MENEKKASPVSDMGAWAMNVISSVGLIMANKQLMSPNGYSFTFATTLTGFHFAVTALVGFVSNSSGYTASKHVPLWELLWFSIVANMSITGMNLSLMLNSVGFYQISKLSMIPVVCVMEWILHSKRYSKEVKVAVVVVVIGVGVCTVTDVKVNAKGFICACVAVLATSLQQISIGSLQKKYSIGAFELLSKTAPIQALSLLVLGPFIDYYLTGRLISDYMKTIASGAIVFILISCSLAVFCNISQYLCIGRFSAVSFQVLGHMKTVCVLTLGWLLFDSELTFKNILGMLVAVAGMVIYSWAVEVEKASNKSLQHPKHSLTEEELNLLKDGLEKGPIRDVERGESK from the exons atggaAAACGAAAAGAAAGCATCACCTGTATCTGATATGGGTGCATGGGCTATGAATGTAATCAGTTCAGTTGGACTCATTATGGCCAACAAACAACTTATGTCTCCTAATGGCTACTCATTCACTTTTG CTACAACGTTAACCGGATTTCATTTTGCTGTAACCGCGCTGGTCGGGTTCGTGTCAAATTCATCTGGATACACTGCATCGAAACATGTTCCTTTGTGGGAGCTTCTTTGGTTTTCGATTGTAGCAAATATGTCGATTACTGGGATGAATCTTAGTCTTATGCTGAATTCTGTTGGATTCTACCAA ATATCGAAACTGAGTATGATTCCGGTGGTGTGTGTGATGGAGTGGATTCTTCATAGTAAGCGTTATTCAAAGGAAGTGAAAGTTGCTGTTGTAGTTGTGGTTATTGGTGTTGGTGTTTGCACAGTTACTGATGTCAAAGTCAATGCCAAAGGTTTTATATGTGCGTGTGTTGCAGTCCTAGCAACATCGTTGCAACAAATC TCTATAGGATCTTTACAGAAGAAGTATTCCATTGGAGCTTTTGAATTGTTGAGTAAAACGGCTCCCATTCAGGCCCTTTCACTTCTTGTACTTGGTCCTTTCATTGACTACTATCTAACTGGAAGACTCATTTCAGATTACATGAAAACCATAGCTTCTGGTGCAATT GTTTTCATACTCATTTCATGCTCGTTAGCGGTTTTCTGCAACATTAGTCAGTACCTTTGCATTGGACGATTTTCAGCAGTGTCATTCCAGGTTTTAGGCCACATGAAAACCGTATGTGTGTTGACTTTGGGATGGCTCTTGTTTGACTCAGAGTTGACTTTCAAAAACATTCTTGGAATGCTTGTTGCAGTTGCTGGTATGGTAATTTATAGTTGGGCAGTTGAGGTTGAAAAGGCGAGTAACAAAAGCTTACAACATCCTAAACACAGTTTGACCGAAGAGGAGTTAAATTTATTGAAAGATGGACTCGAGAAAGGTCCGATTAGGGATGTTGAGCGTGGTGAATCTAAATAG